GCGCGCTGGAATTCGTCCAGGCGTTCGTTCAGGCGGGTCGGCGGCCGCCGCCGCTGGTCGAGTTCTCCACGCTCACCTACGTTGCGCGCAAATACAGCCCGGATTCGGTCACCGTCAGCGGGCGCGCGGGCGTGGTGCGGGCGGCGTCGCTCGGAGCGCCCCGGGATGTTCTCGATCTGGCCATCGGGCTGTTTCCCGGTGCGACGCCGGTTCCCGACGTCCTCGCCTCAGGGCTTTGCAACGTGAACATGGTGCTCCACGCGCCCGGTGCCGTGCTGGCGGCGGCCTGGGTGGAGGCGACCGGCGGCAACTTCACCTTCTATGTGGAGGGCATGACCGAGGGGGTGGCCCGTACCGTCCGCGCTCTCGACTGCGAACGGCTCGCGGTCGCCCGTGCGTTCGGCCACGACCTGCCCAACCTTATGGGCGAGATGCAGAAGATCGGCACGATCGATGCCTTGGATGATCCCAATGACTATCGCGGTGCAATCTCCGCCGGCTCGGCGAACCAGCGCATTCGCGCGCCGGGATCGTTTGACCATCGCTATTACAAGGAGGACTTCGGCCACGGCCTGTTGCCCTTCCTTGAGATTGCGCAGATCGCCGGGGTCGACGTTCCGGTGGCGGGCGCGCTGATGCGTCTCGCCGAGACCGCGGTCGATGTGGACTATCGCGCGGGGGGGCGCACGGCGCAGGCCATGGGTATCGCCGGCCTCTCCTTGGCTGCGCTTCTGGAAAAGGTGAGGGCGGCATGAGCTGGCAAGGCCTGACGATCGCTGTGGTGGCGCGCGATCCACGCGAACAAGAGATTGCGCGCTGCGGGCACAAGGGCCGAAGTGCGCGCCTTCGGCTTTCCCTGGCCTGAGGGCGGCATCGAAGGCGTGCGGCTGGCCCAGGATGCGGCCGACGCGCTCAGCGGGGCGGACATCGCCCTTTTCCCTATTCCCGGCATCACCAAGGAAGGCGCGCTCTTCGCCCCGAGCTGCCCGCAGAAGATCATCCCCACGCGGGAGATGCTGGCGGGAATGAAGCCGGGCGCACACATCATCCTCGGCTTGGCCGACGCGAACCTGAAGGCCCATTGTGAGGTGCTCGGCATCACGCTCCACGAATATGAGTGGGATGTGGATCTGATGCTGTTGCGGGCCCTGCCATCGTGGAAGGGGTGCTCAGGGTGATCATCGAGAACACCCGCATCACCATCCACAAATCAAATATTTGCCTCGTGGGGCAGGGGACCATCGGCTCCCTCACTCGCACGCTGATCGCCCTCGGTGCCCATGTGCACGTGGCGGCGCGTAATCCCGTCCAGCGGGCGGCGGCCTATGCCGCAGGAGCAGAATCCGCGCCACTTGAGGCGCTGCCCGAGCTGCTGCCGCGCATGGATATTGTGATCGGCAGCGTGCCCCTTCAGATCCTCGGCGAGGATCTGCTGCGCCTGTTGCCGGCGCATGCTCTGCTGGTGGATGTGGCGGCCCCGCCCGGCACCATCGATCGCGACGCGGCCGCAGCGCTGGGGCTGAAGTCGATCTGGGCCCGTGGCATGGGCTCGCGGGCACCGGTCACGGTAGGCCGCAGCCGCCGCCGGATCGCAGAAATCCGCAATGACAGGTCCGGGAGCTGAAGAAGAGCTAAGGTGAATGCGATGCCACTCGTAGTCGTCGAGATGTGGGAAGGCCGCTCCGTGGAGCAGAAGCGCAACCTCGTTAAGGCCATCACCAAGGCGATGGTGGAGGAGGCTGCCTGCAAGCCCGACCACCTGCACGTGGTGATTCACGAAACCCCGAAGGACAGCTGGGGACGTGGCGGCATCCTGGGCATTGACATGGAAGAGCAGAAGAAATGAGCGGAGCCATGCAGCAGGCCGCGTCTGCGGC
The nucleotide sequence above comes from Xanthobacter flavus. Encoded proteins:
- a CDS encoding NAD(P)-dependent oxidoreductase — translated: MIIENTRITIHKSNICLVGQGTIGSLTRTLIALGAHVHVAARNPVQRAAAYAAGAESAPLEALPELLPRMDIVIGSVPLQILGEDLLRLLPAHALLVDVAAPPGTIDRDAAAALGLKSIWARGMGSRAPVTVGRSRRRIAEIRNDRSGS
- a CDS encoding NAD/NADP octopine/nopaline dehydrogenase family protein — encoded protein: MDVTVVGCGAGACAAAVELLAAGHRVRVWSRSRATIAPHLERGGIVYDGVLGEGLAMPQRMTTNLGEALAGADAAVVVLPTFLHAGVARAMIDADMRVDMPVILNPGHTGGALEFVQAFVQAGRRPPPLVEFSTLTYVARKYSPDSVTVSGRAGVVRAASLGAPRDVLDLAIGLFPGATPVPDVLASGLCNVNMVLHAPGAVLAAAWVEATGGNFTFYVEGMTEGVARTVRALDCERLAVARAFGHDLPNLMGEMQKIGTIDALDDPNDYRGAISAGSANQRIRAPGSFDHRYYKEDFGHGLLPFLEIAQIAGVDVPVAGALMRLAETAVDVDYRAGGRTAQAMGIAGLSLAALLEKVRAA
- a CDS encoding 2-hydroxymuconate tautomerase produces the protein MPLVVVEMWEGRSVEQKRNLVKAITKAMVEEAACKPDHLHVVIHETPKDSWGRGGILGIDMEEQKK
- a CDS encoding dipicolinate synthase subunit DpsA, whose product is MRAFGFPWPEGGIEGVRLAQDAADALSGADIALFPIPGITKEGALFAPSCPQKIIPTREMLAGMKPGAHIILGLADANLKAHCEVLGITLHEYEWDVDLMLLRALPSWKGCSG